The Belonocnema kinseyi isolate 2016_QV_RU_SX_M_011 chromosome 1, B_treatae_v1, whole genome shotgun sequence genomic interval GATTAGAACGGAAGTCGACTCACAAGATTGTCAGAAGGTAGGAGTTTCATAGAAGGAAAAGAGAAGAGGTATAATGGtgtcttttaaaaataatgttcgttCTAAATAATATTCTTATGCGGGTATCTTTAACATTTTATGAACCTGCCATTTTAATTTGCTCATTTttgtagatttatattttaaactgtacaattttcatacaatttcATATTATTAGTAACATAATTTCGAGTAAAATTTGTAAGATTCAATATTATTCCATCTTTAACATTTTAAGTTTGATAAACGTTTTGAAAATCGTTTAGCTTTGAAACTgttaattcaaatgtttgaaaattaaaattgttcagttttaaagGCTTGAATTTGAAAGTATCGAAAAAAGTGTTGTAGCAAGTAAAATGCTTTAATtcttatgtataaataacaactgaaaaGTTATTGATTCGAAGCGACTTTATATTAAGATAatttaacatataattttaaaatatcaatttcaaaatgttcaattttcaatgtttctaattcaaaattgcttctaaattatataatttacaacactaaaaaatctattgattcattcttcaatttagagaattACAAATAAGGAATCATTCACAAACTACGAaatgcgtttttcttttgtttaaataaagatgagaatatCATTTCCTTGAAGTGAACAGTGATAcagcgatatggaaaaaagaaaaacgcgttacgtagttTGTGCACAATCCCTAacaacgtgaatttatattttttaacatgaaatttttCAACGGTTCAATTCATAGGagtttaaaaacgtatttttttaaattaatgtcacCTCAACCAACTTATCGACAAAAAATAGCAGAAATAAGGCAGCAAAAAACAGAAGATATTTCTCTCAGATTTTGACCTTTATGCTGGCAATAGTAGACATATGTATTGTCTGTGCCAAGTTTTGGTcagtaaatttcaaagatttaccaGCTTCTGATTGGCTGGTAATAAATCGACGAGGTTCAGCTCGTCACAGGCTTTTAAAATTGAGtcgtataatttaataataataattttacgcagaaaataaaaatttatattttaatttaggtCCAAAAATTCCCGGATCTGCTCATGAATTCCCGACATTTTCTCGGGTACACCcagcaaaataatttattggaaaCGTTTGAACGTTCTGAACACAAAGTATAAAAGCAATTCGGTTTTAGACACAATTGTTGATTCGATTTCTTTAATATTCTGcagtcataaaaaattgatttcatttatAGCTTGTATAGAAACTAAAAAAAGCCTGATTACATCCTCAAAAAATCATCAATCTTCTTTTAGCAAAATGACATTATGATATTGGAATTATTATGAAATGCACTAGTAATAGACTATAATAAATAAGAGTAATAACGATACTTTtgatgaatgaaatttttatgagatttacaaagtttagaaatttaaaatctatACTAAAATTGGCACTTTCGAATAAGGTCAATTAGAAATTCGcaatgaaataatgaatagttaTTATACCAAATTTATGCCTATAAAGTGTCTAAATTGATTTATTGGGAATTCAGCAGATAGTTTCAATAAGTGTATTTGAGCTTCCGGAACGAATATGGGCATATAAACTTATTTCGCAGGGAGCGTGAGAAGGCCCCTTGaagctttcaaaaacattttcgaattttaatttttgatgactatctagatgtagaatttcattgcgcatctttttcccccgaggcaaaaagttgtagcttttttacttttccaattaaatccaaaaaacttgctttttttaatcaattttaattcgttcTTTACTTTAACTTGTGCTCAGTCcgtttttcgtatttttcaataaaattttcaaggaatgtagttcgaaatgtccttccactgatagagcaaaaggaatttaaaaatttatcaaaaaaattgttaatttttttcccatGCAAATGTACTTTCTCGATCTTTCGCTtttttcaattccacgaatttgaagcattgaaaaattctcgGAATTGAGAatcgttgaattattttttgtttcacctTTGTACAATTTGCGTCaaaaatagaaccattctattgcacataatattaaatgaataaattattttacattatgcataattatttatttatgcataatactttgattTTGCCTCATTACttgattcgtttttatttttggcgccggGGAAATGTATTATGAATCGGATCTGAGACCCCGCTACAGCTTGCGCGCGAGTCGTCTAGCTGCTATAGtattgagacgttaataatttcttaaatatcaattggattgggctaaaattttccagaaaacctCTTTGTATTGTTCTTAACAACTTTCTTGCTGGAAggtttttgttgctcaaaattcgctcgatgaACGAAACGCTAGAGAAAtccgataagcgccacgcatcagaaaaaaatttacaatttttttttacaaatttttgaacttttgttcTATCAGTCGAAGAACATCTCAAACTACATTCTctgaaaatgttatttaaaaatcctaaaaatttactgattgagcacgagttgaagtgaaaaacgaattaaaaggCTTTAGTTAGAAAAGTAGAAAAGTCACTACTTTTACCGCGGTGGAAAAAAGATGCGCGACGAAATTCTACATTTAGATagtccttaaaaattaaaattagaaaatatttctgaaagccTCGAGGGGCCTTTccactcccagcgaaataagtttatgagCCCTTCTTCGATCCTCAAAAAAATTTGAGGTTATCCTTTGCTGCAATCCTTATGAtgaatgttattaaattttaaaaagaaattaaacaaaacctttcctttatataattctaaattgtTTATCTACGcagttaaagaataaaaaaaattaacaaaatcattATAGCTTTCGGAGCAAAAACGATGAAACACATCAATCTTCaaccttttatatttttgtcacATAAGATATTGattgagaaatatatattttacaataaagtaAATAACATTTACCTTCATTTGCACCATTTTTCTTCACAAAGGTCCAAAGGATTTCTTCAAAATGTATGgaatataaataatgtaaaaggGTTGATCAAGTGGACAAAAGTGGGACAGACTTCACACTGTCACACAGTCCACACAGCAAACATTTGCCTTCATGATTGTGATATGTGAGTCACATATCACAATCACAATTGGGAACTAAATTCTATCGCGCATAACCAAGATGACGGATTAGCGGGAGAATTCAAATTAGTTCACGAATATACGTGATGTTACTAGGGTGGAATGAAGTTATATAAATGTTACAAGATGGCAATATATGTCAAAACCATACTTCTCTCTGCCTTagggttaaaataataattatacttaaaaaaaacgCAGCGTTAGGTCATCGCTATTTTAGTACCAAATATGAGTCATAGTTAAGTATCTTTATGATATTACGGCGCAATAAGACAAATGTAAAACGCAATAGCTAAGGACTTTGGACTTGCgaatgtttatatttcaatcttaTAATGAGTCACATTATGACTCATTTCCTGTAGGCGGAGTAAAATGACCTACTTTACTATTGGATAAACGATCGGAAAATTCTATGACGTCAGCATTTCCattggttttaaccaaaaagagagggAATCCCCACCCAAAACGAAGGTAATAAGTTCGCTTGCACAGCGGGAAAACGGCAGATTCTTTGTATCTCGGATCCGCAATTTTTACCTTAAACCTGCgacaattaacttaacaaatttaGATTAAATCTATTCTGAGACTatgtaataaaaatcaaatctcAAATAGAAAGCTCAAATTACTTAAACGCGAAGCGCGTCGTCGCGATCGGCTCTCgccgaatattataaacaaattatcaatatgTAAATCAGAAATTGTGTAACAACCAACTCAATTGTTtgttagtgaaatatttatacGTGAACATAGAGTATAACAATGGAACATTAATAACTTCAATATGCTAACAATATACTTTGAAGTGATAAATTGAGTTTGATTTCAAAACCTTAGTGTTCTCccggtcaaagatattataaacgtagatcaagtagatgcggtacggggcgtcggagtggggaattatatatataggacatcacattttctgccctatcgaggtgctgccctcatcgtactacgaagtcgaattcttgttttttcattcttcgtaaaatatgacggtaaggcagtagaaaaattttttgaggttagaaaagtttgacatgtatgtatcgctgaattttgtcaaatctgaagcttgatccatgtTTTCGgtacaatctttttttaattataaaaaaaaattctcgaaaaatcatatttttaatttaaaaaaaagtattatagaaagacatttcaagataaacaagtgctgaaagcatttttctttaacaattttttttttaaactgaaataatcaaatatttataccaaagaattccccatagaattacagaaaatttgctccaATTACAATTTCGGCGCTCgaacttgttgattttttcctacagtattattaaaaacaaatgtgtatggaatttttttatatcacaaagttaaagataatctcaattaaaagtttaaaaattcgctgtacatccaatttttaatcTTGGGTCTTGGccattttttctaatccatttcagtgataGGTAAactgattttctcttagaaaataagtgattaaaatttgaaaaaattgggtaggcttttttgacatctaggtatgtaaaaaaggtaaactgcagaaaatttaaaaactatttatactcttttaagataccaatacaatttacataacactaattgtaagatttgcaaatttttaggccttcagtttagaacttgaattttaaggtgaaaattgcatcattttcagaatacagccttattgtttgatttttcagaatttttcaaacttttttgaaattgttaaaaggcgataaagtttgaatttaaaatttaaaaatgcgaaaatacaccattttccatgttcatttgcaatccagcgagtcactttctttcgcttcttttgaaagtcgatcctttgctttcagtttttttaactataccttgaattcaacgcatttcaaattaaatttttgcagctgcatttaggttgaattatacaaaggttttttgtttgatatataaattaattaaaacattttattggtttttcacgactgtaatttataactctaaaatggaataattgtagctcaaacatgaaaaagtatagactgatttcatatttgaagagattctgtcacatatattgaactattaaaacctctgaccttttttaaggtttttaaaacaattttaaaaactttttttcaacaattttgtttgtgatttcttaataaaagaataagttctatttagtctccagaacagcaatttaaaaaatatttaaagccttactaatttagacattttaaatttgtagtcttcagaatatattgattgaataatttcaaatttaaagctatttaaatatgtcatctgaatttttgaatggagagtgttcgataattttagattgaaacctcttaaattattcagttacaaattaaaatcatacaacttcaagttttatttattttttgataatttgccccccccccacaaattattattttttttgtaagaaaataacgcctgatttttgtaaaaattaacaaatatatattaaaggttcactcaaggtcatttttgttcaaaaagcttgttcctgaataaattaactcttattgtttccgatttcgttctgtcactcagggtaattttctgtaaaaaatattgatttacaaagaatatttgtcaaacaatagaatggatttcttcgctcgagatgcaaacgtaaattgtactatagtaaaaacaactggaaaaatttagacgaaagccaaatttggtaaaaaaacaaacctttgtcgacttataaatactaattttaattcccgaaagatttttaaaaaatctgttcgaaacacttttattgcaaatatttaattgaagaaaaatatttgttataaaaataaaaatagtacaatttttacatacaattcttaaaataaaaaaatctgtgtgtcaaaccacaatccaatccgactattctttcaaaagttatacgatatacagacaaccacaaccacaataacgacgacgtagacgccagagagacagacagattccgatgtaaaaacttgtttttctgactcaaggagcctcaaaacgtcgaaatttaatgaaattcgcgaaaatcatttttcgcataaaactctcctcattatggatgagaatgtaataaaataatcatggggacttgaaaaagtagcgtttttcgcctattgacttttttccatatcaagcttttttttgcttcaaatgtccattttcgtttggtttattggattttgaaaatcctttaactttggtaagtttgattttataaaaaaagttgtcaggataaattgttcatattttttttaccataaatagctgtcgataaaatttgcaaatttggaaaaaagtgatctcaaaaattttgaaaaagcttcaactttttggatttttatcaaaaaatggctgtttaacgaacttgatctttctttttggtccctcgaacagtgtgtcaaagcccaatccaatcggaacagtaatccggtatacagacaactacaacaacgacgacaccggacagacaaacaggccccgacgtaaaaacttgtttttctgactcaaggggcctcaaaaggtcgacatttgataaaatccgaaaaagttatttttcataaaaaactaataccttctcattttttatgagaatttagaaattatcaacaatatttgtagaaaatctttaaaagaataaaattattgtcccgtaagttacaaccgaaaaattacaatttcaaaaaaacgaaaggtgttttaaatattaagttagaCTCGCGACccggacaaatcagaaaatgaaagtaaatttgaaaattgaactgcagttcgagtattaaaaactaaacagtgattgattttacaaggtgattctagatctgttcaaaatgatataatttatatattttaacgttaaaatttgaactaatttaattgcaataagccttagtagtgacacaagtgtaaagtttgaattaatggcttcttaaatgaacgcctttattcaatttcaaaatctttttgaagtattatttcagtataagatattccatttttaatctatttggtttggaaataaaaaaaaaacaattttcaatagtaaacaatttgaaaatgaattgtcacaatttcagagtgacaaatttaaacttggaatgttacgattataattgtttaatttttttatttgtatttcgaaggtaaacaatttcattttgattcttaaagaacagttaaataagcattaatttagaaaaaagatcaaataagctggaggtttctgaatgttacaaagaaaagaacaaaatttggagctcctcaagaatttcgaaatactaggaaaacaataaaaaattttgggtagatttaaaatgattttttattttgaaaaaaaaaacataactcaaagagaatgtttaaaaatattttaaaacatttcaaaagatttacaatattagaaaaaatctggaagctcttaaaacaattttgtgtgcaggaNNNNNNNNNNNNNNNNNNNNNNNNNNNNNNNNNNNNNNNNNNNNNNNNNNNNNNNNNNNNNNNNNNNNNNNNNNNNNNNNNNNNNNNNNNNNNNNNNNNNgtttcatttgaagctcacgtgttttaaatttatgtttgtatcacatttttatacaattattgttattttaaattaaaacaataatttaaaaaaattaaacatatgccactttttagtcaaatcaaaatttcacctatttcggttttacaacattaagcgaaaaaatttcaaaaaagaagtttgatcatgtttttcctgatataaaaaaaacattacaaaatagatgataacctacgagaaagttaagtgactcatcttaccccctatgctcatctcgccccaccctaccctaagGCCAGTCCGCGCTTAACTGTTGTGAAGGGGGGAAGGAGGAACAAACATGGAACCGATGGAAGAGTCAACATAACCTCTACGGAAAAAAGTGACAGCTCTTGCAGAGCTGTCAAGGATATTATCGTaatctgatcaaaaaataaatttctagtgAATTATTAAAGGTTTTGAGTATGGCTGTGTGTATTGCAGTGATCGGTAAAGACGTAAGTTTATCAATTTTGCTTAATAGGTAAAAAACGCAATCGTATTTAAAAGTTAAGTATATTCGTTAGATTCATAAACAAAGGTTTATAaggttatatatttataaggttTATGTATTTAACAATAACAgttcagaaaaatcaagaaaCTGGTTGATTTGtgaccaaaaatgttgaaaacccactaatttttataatgttaacaATTATAATTCAGGCTGCGTCTAGGCaccttgaaaaattatatcagaTGGAAAAGGCGAtataaatatttgactactcATACCAAATTGTTGTGACCAGACGTCCTGATTTATCAGGCCATGTCTTGATTTTTGTATTGCTTTCCTGATTTTTTGTGTCCTAATTTTCCATGCCTGAAAACAAAAGCGCCCTCTCATTGTGCctgttcaatttaaattcaaaaacatgatgtgttgaatttaaataatattcaaaaacaaagGAAAACATGGAATTACCTAAAAAACTGGAAGGTATgaagagtatttaaaataattaccatATTAAAcagattgtattaaaatatttaaataaaaatgttgatctcGAAAAATATATGTTGATGATTTGTAAACTTGGGGAAGGAGCatacaatttcattatttctttcaaaattcaacagtttcgttaaaaataacaaatcaaattcttatagtttaaaatgcaactgttttgttggccattcgtctttttggattgaaaattcaattatttggtccaatatttacttttttgtcaaaaattcatatttttaattcaagaatttatattttttattcgaaaattcatattctttatttgaaaattcaaatttttaaaaaaacaaattctttttggcacgaaaattcctttaaaaaagttctacaaaaaaaccTTTGGTCtgatttgcttaaaaatggttattttgcATTATTCTTCAACATTAATATCTTTCcaatctgtaaaatttaaaatattgattactaTCTACGAATATCTAGACTAtaggatatattttttaaatatcagaagcaaaaaaaatatgagaaaaaccattagtattttggaaaaaatggagatttaatattttcaaaaaaatggcgTCATTGTGTCAATTTTTAAGTTCTCAGAATTTTCTGGTGAATTTCAAAAGAGAATGAGAAGATatatctgaataaaaaataaaatgttaaatatatatattggTTTAGATACTACAACATTTAAAAACCAGATAGATTTTCCATAAACGGCGTCACCAGCTTTCATAATTCATATACTCCCAACTTTGCcagaaaaatttcatcaattggTGAAATATGTGTGGTCTAAAACCAGTTCAATGTCCGCATATTTCTTGCGGAAACGATTCTGTGTCTTGAATTATTGCACAGATTGCTCGAGTCCCGACTGGAATTAAATTCTgctgggaaaatgaaaaattttatctaaaaaatttaaacaaataattattcatttttatcagttttatatctttaataattttaactcaaTATAATTAGtcataaatgaaatttataataaatagtgaaaaataactGTAGAAATCGTAGAACTTTGCAAAAACTATGTGAAAGTATATATTGAGTCTTATCAAAAGCTAAttggaaatagaaaataaaattatttccgtTCAAGCGTAATTCTAGAAAGAAACCACCATTTCAACGTCGAAACCTACAAATAGTTCCATACTTGTCCGAGATATTAACCAAAACCTTCGAAATTAAACgagtctaattttaaaatttcacgacGCGAAAACtgaatgtatttttatttcagaattcacCGAAATATATAAGATGCATGAACGAAGCAGATGAATTAAAATTCCATTATAAGGTTCACACGTCGATCgacataattgaagaaaaattaaacattggaAATAAAATAGCTAATGATGTTCGTGAATTATTTCTAGGAATGCTCTACTCAACAGAAGATTACAAAATGTACGTACATGATTCATGACTTAAAAATCTTAATGgtacaaaatacttcaaaaaatatgAAGACTAATTTACAATTtgcgtttaaatttgaaaaccatTATATCTACGTATGTTCTATTGCAAAAGTAATTCTGGAACTTTATGAATTTCAGATATGGATATGCAGCTAACACGAAAATAAAGTTCGTCATAGTATTACAATCTGCTAATGCAACCTTGAGAGAAAACGAAGTGAGAATGGTATGGcacaactaaaatttaaataaataattgtacctACTAATCAAGAGCAATAAGTAAAAGTTGAGACGGAAATTCTTGCAGATTTTCAGGAAGCTGCATGCTGCTTACTCCAACGCTGTTTGCAATCCATTTTACATTCCAGGGGATCAAATTCGATcaaagtaaatataaatatactataaatggtaccaaaaatagaatacttctttttaaattgtagatatttttagttaattctttCCCGTCTTTCAGATCCTTTGATTCTTCAGTGATGTCAATAATGGGAATAGTATAATTGTTAGTAAAGATTATTGTATGTtgcaaccatttttattaaattaaataaacaaaatttttctgatttttctttttataagaaCTGTTTTGCTTCGATTGAGAGATTTAAGGGTACTATTTAAAAACTATGTAACGCAAAATAAATGAGAGCCAATgtgtttgattttttcaaatttatttgataaaaaatgtataaagatcAGTGATCATTGTTGCGACTTATGTGCACAACTTAGTTCTTCTTTCCCCCTCCATATTCGggattatttggatttttttggtTTCCGTGATTATCCAGGTCCGCTTTTGTTCCCGCTCCCTGGTATCCGGCCTTGTGTCCAGGTCCGGTCGCCTTGTGGTCAGGGTTACATTGGTTTGTACGGTTTGCCTGGTTTCTGTCCATCTTTAAAAAGCAAAAgaaatcattaataatttaaaaattattgtcgtTTTCACATCTTCCCCAGCTAAATTTACTTTGTCGAGTGCCAAGAGAAATCAAtggcaagacattttttttaaatatctctaaaaaaataatttcgtataAGTGtatctggaaattaatttttaagaactatTTCAGGGTTTTTACTTGAATCCTGGAAATTCCAAGTTTTTACCAGGTATAATATAACTTCATGGTACGGAgccatttaaatatttcgcattttttacaACGATTAACTCAGAATATATATATACAGTTTCGagagtttattatgaataatagtttttttcaatttctagggATTCGATTAATATGTGTAATTTCGAAAGCTTTTACAAATTACTtcacaaaatattcttaaatatactgTAGcataatcttttaattaaatagtactaaaaacatcaataatttcttgaaattatcgcAAATTCCATTAATTGGaacaataattcaaacaaatttttactctATCTTAAAAGTCAGTTTAtgtttaggtaaaattaatttgggtactaacttaaatttaatttaaaccactttaaattcctaaattttgaagtaaaaacaccaaacaagacgatttttgaacaaaataaatgaattctcaatcaaaaagttgaattttcaactaaaaaatatcaattttcaactaaaacatcaattttcaacaaaatagttgaattttgaaataaaaaaagaacagatgttttcaactaaaaatagaatagttacattttcagttaaaatacttgattttttactttaaaaaaaatcaagtaaatatatgagtttttaactagagcagatgaattttaaaccaaaaaaagtacatttttaacaaaaaagttaaactttgaaccaagtatttttattttcaaccaaaaagatgaattttcaaacaataatattaatttctactaataagacgaattttcaattaaagaagataaattttctaccaagaattgaatggatgaattttcaactaaaatgatggaatattcagtTGGAAAACCAAagtcttattttcaactaaaatgctcaaactttaaatagaataattgaactttcaacgaaataattttccacaaagaggcaaattttcatctaaacaggataatgttttaaccaaaaatgattttaattaaaacaatttttaaaaaaatcatcaaaaaaagttaaacatcTGGAATCAAATTACGCCTAAAAAACtggaagttctgaaaaatattaaaaataattaacatacaatttcattattttgttcaaaattcaaatgttttgttaaacattcgtctttttgggttggaaagtaaattttcggtttgataattcaactgttttgtagaaaatttagtttaaaaaaattaatttttaacaaaaaaaaaacatttttaacaaaatagttgaacttttaactgtaaaacaaattaattgtaaacaaattagctccttttcaaccagagagatgaattttcaattgaaatgatggtatcttcaacaaaacaaattaatttttaacaaaaagtaattaaattttcttttcaaatggaTCAATTCTGAAAGTAAAATGTGGTAgctgatttttgaactaaaagattttaatttttaatttaaaaaaattgaatttagtcaAGAAAAGAGGACTTCTTAACatgcgttgaattttcaatgaagaaagattttccagtgtggatagtaaaaaaaaaaattgcaaactgttgaattttcgagcaaaaagcaCGAAAAGaacgaatcttcaataaattgttattattaaaacaaatttcgaataCGCTTATATggtggtaaattattttttgcggaaatgtacaaaaaataaagtttagtcctaTACTGTacacaatttttattgtaaatatccACTGCGTTTTTGTAATTGTACCAAAACCTGTCAAATAGCTGCGTTCAAAATAGTTAACTCCAACTAGAAAAGTAAAAAACACCACTTTCAATTGAGTGGTTTTACAACATTTTGGGAATTCACGTCGCTgaaaacatgaaataattttacTCAATGATTTCCTACTTTCAGAAAAGTACTttcccaaaattttgtaaaagcacTACATATAATGT includes:
- the LOC117173759 gene encoding trafficking protein particle complex subunit 2-like protein isoform X3; protein product: MTNSPKYIRCMNEADELKFHYKVHTSIDIIEEKLNIGNKIANDVRELFLGMLYSTEDYKIYGYAANTKIKFVIVLQSANATLRENEVRMIFRKLHAAYSNAVCNPFYIPGDQIRSKSFDSSVMSIMGIV
- the LOC117173759 gene encoding trafficking protein particle complex subunit 2-like protein isoform X2 — encoded protein: MFSNSPKYIRCMNEADELKFHYKVHTSIDIIEEKLNIGNKIANDVRELFLGMLYSTEDYKIYGYAANTKIKFVIVLQSANATLRENEVRMIFRKLHAAYSNAVCNPFYIPGDQIRSKSFDSSVMSIMGIV
- the LOC117173759 gene encoding trafficking protein particle complex subunit 2-like protein isoform X1; its protein translation is MAVCIAVIGKDNSPKYIRCMNEADELKFHYKVHTSIDIIEEKLNIGNKIANDVRELFLGMLYSTEDYKIYGYAANTKIKFVIVLQSANATLRENEVRMIFRKLHAAYSNAVCNPFYIPGDQIRSKSFDSSVMSIMGIV